The Pseudomonas alkylphenolica genomic sequence GACGAGCTGTCGGACCTGGAAAACTTCTACCGCGCGGCGAAAAAGCGCTTCGACGAGTCGCAAGAGTTCGCCGACCGTGCCCGCGGCCTGGTGGTCAAGCTGCAAGCCGGTGACGAGGAATGCCTGAAGCTGTGGACCCGCTTCAAGGACATTTCGCTGTCGCACTGCCAGAAAACCTACGACCTGCTCAACGTCAAACTGACCATGGCCGACGTGATGGGTGAAAGCGCCTATAACGACGACCTGGCCAACGTGATCTCCGACCTCAAGGCCAAGGGCCTGCTGGTTGAGAGCAAGGGCGCCCAGTGCGTGTTCCTCGAAGAGTTCAAGACCGCTGAAGGCGAACCTTTGCCAGTGATCGTGCAGAAAGCCGACGGCGGCTATCTGTATGCCACCACCGACCTGGCTGCCATCCGCTACCGCAGCAACGTACTCAACGCTGATCGCGCCCTGTACTTCGTCGACCAACGCCAGGCCCTGCACTTCAACCAGGTGTTCGAAGTGGCCCGCCTGGCCGGCTTCGTCGGCCATCCGATGCAGATGGAACACATGGGCTTCGGCACCATGAACGGCGCCGATGGCCGCCCGTTCAAGACCCGCGACGGCGGCACGGTGAAACTGATCGACCTGCTCACCGAAGCCAAGGAGCGCGCCTACGCCCTGGTCAAAGAGAAAAACCCGGAGCTGCCGGAAGACGAACTGCGCGCTATCGGCCAGGTGGTCGGCATCGATGCGGTGAAATACGCCGACCTGTCCAAGCACCGTACCAGCGACTACAGCTTCAACTTCGAGCTGATGCTCAACTTTGAAGGCAACACTGCGCCGTACCTGCTTTACGCCTACACCCGCGTTGCCGGTGTATTCCGCAAGCTGGGCAAAAGCTTCGATGAAGTGGATGGGCAGATCGTCCTGCAGGCCGCTCAGGAACAAGACCTGGCCGCGCGCCTGGCACAGTTCGGCGAAATCCTGAACAACGTCGCCGAAAAAGGCACCCCGCACGTCCTCTGCGCCTACCTGTACGACGTCGCCGGCCTGTTCTCCAGCTTCTACGAGAACTGCCCGATCCTGGGTGCTGAATCCCCTGAACAACAGCAGAGCCGCCTGCGCCTGGCAGCCCTGACTGGCCGTACCCTCAAGCAAGGTCTGGAGCTGCTCGGCCTGGAAACCCTGGAGCGTATGTAAGTTGGCTGCCAAGAAAAAACCCGCACCCAAGCGCGGCGCCAGCCGCAACCAGGCCCCGGCAAAGCAACCGATTCCGGGCTGGTTGTGGCTGGCTATTGGCTTGACCGTCGGCGCCTTCGTCGTTTTTCTGATGAAGCTCGAGCCGGGTAACGAAGAGGTCAAGCGCAGCAAGCCGGAGCAGCAGAAAGCCGAGAAGGCCGCCGAAGCCAACAAGACCGCACCAAGCCCGCAACAGCCGGTCAAGCCCAAGTACGACTTCTATACCTTGCTGCCCGAGTCGGAAGTGATCGTGCCGCCTGAAGCGGTACCGGAGAAGACCCCGCCGGTACCGGCGCAACCGCCGGTTACCCCAGCGGAAGCGGCGAAGATCGATACCGCACGGGCTCAGGCGGCGCTGATGGGGCAGACGCCACCACCGGCACCACCGGTGATCAAGCCAGCGGCAACCACCCAGTTCTTCCTGCAGGCCGGTTCGTTCCGCAAGCAGGCCGATGCCGACAAGGTCCGTGCACAAATCATCCTGCTCGGCCAGGCGGTCAAGGTGGAGTCCGGCACCGTCAAAGAAGAAACCTGGTACCGGGTCCTGGTCGGCCCGTTCAGCAATCGCGAACAGCTGACCGTAGCCCAGAAACAACTGGCCGGCAGCGGCTTCAGCAACCTGTTGCTGCAGCAGCGCCAGACCCGCCAGTAATCCCGCCGGCGGCCTTGTCGATCACGACAAGGCCGCCACTTTCAACGCCGCTGGGCGTTGGCCAGCGACACCTGGGTGTTCAACGTCCAGAAGTCATACAAGACCCCCACCAGGAACAAACCACCCGTGCACAGGTAGATGATCCCGGTGATCCATTTGCCCTGGTACATGCGGTGTACGCCGAAAATGCCGAGGAAGGTCAGCAGGATCCAGCTCAGGCTGTAGTCCAGAGGGCCGGCGTGAAAGCGCAGGTCAGCCTCACGGTCCATGGCCGGAATCAGGAACAGGTCGATCAGCCAGCCGATGCCCAGCAGGCCCAGGGTGAAAAACCAGATCGTGCCGGTGACCGGCTTGCCGTAATAGAAGCGGTGTGCCCCGGTGAAACCGAAAATCCACAGCAGGTAACCGATCACCTTGCTGTGCGTGTCGTGCAGCTGTCCATCCTGTTGATAACTGTTCATTCATAGCCTCTGAGGGTTATCGGTAAATTTTCTAAGAAAAAATGTGACTTTTTTGTGTTAGGGCGACGTACGGAGGGAACCAATCGACCAGTGGATCAAAAAGTGATCAGAAAGCTGTTATAAAGTTGCGCGCTAACCAACAAGAGCCCTGCCCATGCGTCATCTTTTCAAGACATGGCTGACCCTTTGCCTATTATTGCCACTGGCCGCCCACGCCACCAACCGTGAGCAACGTTTACCCA encodes the following:
- a CDS encoding SPOR domain-containing protein — its product is MAAKKKPAPKRGASRNQAPAKQPIPGWLWLAIGLTVGAFVVFLMKLEPGNEEVKRSKPEQQKAEKAAEANKTAPSPQQPVKPKYDFYTLLPESEVIVPPEAVPEKTPPVPAQPPVTPAEAAKIDTARAQAALMGQTPPPAPPVIKPAATTQFFLQAGSFRKQADADKVRAQIILLGQAVKVESGTVKEETWYRVLVGPFSNREQLTVAQKQLAGSGFSNLLLQQRQTRQ
- a CDS encoding NINE protein; this encodes MNSYQQDGQLHDTHSKVIGYLLWIFGFTGAHRFYYGKPVTGTIWFFTLGLLGIGWLIDLFLIPAMDREADLRFHAGPLDYSLSWILLTFLGIFGVHRMYQGKWITGIIYLCTGGLFLVGVLYDFWTLNTQVSLANAQRR
- the argS gene encoding arginine--tRNA ligase, with translation MKDTIRQLIQQALTQLVTDGVLPEGLTPAIQVENARDKTHGDFASNIAMMLAKPAGMKPRDLAEKIIAALPADEQVSKVEIAGPGFLNFFQNTQALAARLDAALADAKLGVSKAGPQQKVVVDLSAPNLAKEMHVGHLRSTIIGDAVSRVLEFLGDTVIRQNHVGDWGTQFGMLMAYLQENPITSDELSDLENFYRAAKKRFDESQEFADRARGLVVKLQAGDEECLKLWTRFKDISLSHCQKTYDLLNVKLTMADVMGESAYNDDLANVISDLKAKGLLVESKGAQCVFLEEFKTAEGEPLPVIVQKADGGYLYATTDLAAIRYRSNVLNADRALYFVDQRQALHFNQVFEVARLAGFVGHPMQMEHMGFGTMNGADGRPFKTRDGGTVKLIDLLTEAKERAYALVKEKNPELPEDELRAIGQVVGIDAVKYADLSKHRTSDYSFNFELMLNFEGNTAPYLLYAYTRVAGVFRKLGKSFDEVDGQIVLQAAQEQDLAARLAQFGEILNNVAEKGTPHVLCAYLYDVAGLFSSFYENCPILGAESPEQQQSRLRLAALTGRTLKQGLELLGLETLERM